The proteins below are encoded in one region of Ostrea edulis chromosome 3, xbOstEdul1.1, whole genome shotgun sequence:
- the LOC125673838 gene encoding uncharacterized protein LOC125673838 isoform X2, producing MKLDKDQLVDLYYTYIIPLPQRTYRNNRRGREMTRRQIAQAKKRKSSSVETGSSDKKKMKSADSESRFLTPYNLPLSGERIKPPPSCIDFGKKKIKLGSGSSSTKERILPVSSDEKTTSPIRLKEIAASLDEVHSELSKVTEQTKSAIFPEKKIIKLNNKRPQTGCKISQTTSDGVPEKKNDQVEPECMDTSTKISTKKTFKAAKISWP from the exons ATGAAGCTCGATAAAGATCAGCTGGTGGATTTATACTATACATACATCATCCCTCTACCCCAGAGGACTTATCGGAACAACCGGCGGGGCCGGGAGATGACAAGAAGACAGATAGCCCAGGCCAAAAAAAGAAAGAGCAGCTCAGTGGAGACAGGAAGCTCTGATAAAAA GAAAATGAAAAGTGCTGACAGTGAGTCCCGTTTTTTGACCCCTTACAACCTGCCATTATCTGGAGAGCGGATCAAGCCACCCCCCTCTTGCATTGACTTTGGAAAGAAAAAGATCAAACTTGGATCTGGCAGCAGTTCTACCAAAGAAAGAATTTTGCCTGTTTCATCAGATGAAAAGACTACATCACCTATCAGATTAAAAGAAATTGCAGCAAGTTTGGATGAAGTTCATTCAGAATTATCTAAAGTAACAGAGCAAACAAAATCTGCCATCTTTCCAGAGAAGAAAATTATTAAGCTTAACAATAAACGACCACAAACAGGCTGCAAAATAAGTCAAACAACAAGTGATGGTGTGCCAGAGAAAAAAAATGACCAAGTGGAACCGGAGTGCATG GATACTTCAACAAAAATCTCCACTAAAAAGACATTTAAAGCAGCCAAGATATCATGGCCATAA
- the LOC125673838 gene encoding ashwin-like isoform X1: protein MWTGNMDVKDSNKEDLALMGSDSHDWLYPELLSQDKLVETLKQRYIRHTDLMKLDKDQLVDLYYTYIIPLPQRTYRNNRRGREMTRRQIAQAKKRKSSSVETGSSDKKKMKSADSESRFLTPYNLPLSGERIKPPPSCIDFGKKKIKLGSGSSSTKERILPVSSDEKTTSPIRLKEIAASLDEVHSELSKVTEQTKSAIFPEKKIIKLNNKRPQTGCKISQTTSDGVPEKKNDQVEPECMDTSTKISTKKTFKAAKISWP from the exons ATGTGGACTGGAAACATGGATGTGAAAGACAGTAACAAGGAAGATTTAGCGTTGATGGGTAGTGATAGCCATGACTGGTTGTATCCAGAACTTCTCTCTCAGGACAAACTTGTGGAAACTCTTAAGCAG AGGTACATCAGACACACAGATCTAATGAAGCTCGATAAAGATCAGCTGGTGGATTTATACTATACATACATCATCCCTCTACCCCAGAGGACTTATCGGAACAACCGGCGGGGCCGGGAGATGACAAGAAGACAGATAGCCCAGGCCAAAAAAAGAAAGAGCAGCTCAGTGGAGACAGGAAGCTCTGATAAAAA GAAAATGAAAAGTGCTGACAGTGAGTCCCGTTTTTTGACCCCTTACAACCTGCCATTATCTGGAGAGCGGATCAAGCCACCCCCCTCTTGCATTGACTTTGGAAAGAAAAAGATCAAACTTGGATCTGGCAGCAGTTCTACCAAAGAAAGAATTTTGCCTGTTTCATCAGATGAAAAGACTACATCACCTATCAGATTAAAAGAAATTGCAGCAAGTTTGGATGAAGTTCATTCAGAATTATCTAAAGTAACAGAGCAAACAAAATCTGCCATCTTTCCAGAGAAGAAAATTATTAAGCTTAACAATAAACGACCACAAACAGGCTGCAAAATAAGTCAAACAACAAGTGATGGTGTGCCAGAGAAAAAAAATGACCAAGTGGAACCGGAGTGCATG GATACTTCAACAAAAATCTCCACTAAAAAGACATTTAAAGCAGCCAAGATATCATGGCCATAA